The following coding sequences lie in one Candidatus Nitrospira allomarina genomic window:
- a CDS encoding HPF/RaiA family ribosome-associated protein encodes MDLQIDSRNVTMTPRWKTEIESRMADLQAGHEDLIHGRVTLTKNAHHKKSQNVAEALVVVTMPGRHTLTARKEEKTFEEAIRAAFFAMAIEVKKFRDKRASKEIRVPPIPLRGVISKLFPKEGYGFLLQDGGGEVYFHKNAVHGMKFEELEDGVEVSFNVEDGEKGPQATTVNPLPSVPGAVDKAAFS; translated from the coding sequence ATGGATCTTCAAATTGACAGTCGAAATGTGACAATGACCCCACGGTGGAAAACGGAGATTGAAAGTCGGATGGCCGATCTCCAGGCCGGCCATGAGGACCTGATCCACGGGCGGGTGACGCTCACAAAAAACGCCCATCACAAAAAATCTCAAAATGTGGCCGAAGCCCTGGTGGTTGTCACGATGCCTGGCCGTCATACCCTGACGGCGAGAAAAGAGGAAAAGACGTTCGAAGAGGCGATCCGTGCAGCATTCTTTGCCATGGCAATCGAAGTGAAGAAGTTTCGGGACAAACGGGCCTCCAAAGAAATACGTGTCCCTCCTATTCCGTTACGCGGAGTGATCTCTAAATTGTTTCCCAAGGAAGGATATGGTTTTCTTCTCCAGGACGGAGGAGGCGAGGTCTACTTTCACAAAAATGCGGTACACGGAATGAAATTCGAGGAACTTGAGGATGGGGTGGAGGTTTCCTTCAATGTGGAAGACGGGGAGAAGGGGCCACAGGCAACCACGGTTAATCCACTTCCCAGTGTCCCGGGAGCCGTCGATAAAGCTGCCTTCTCCTGA
- a CDS encoding ATP adenylyltransferase family protein gives MSVIIQQFEPGTLKAKVQTRTVHALHRGAIHRIPTRFELVEQAGVNFLIRVVSNLVRKAQASVDQPHTSKSGNMDQDPFLPYDPDLFVADISDTHVCLLNKFNVLDHHILMVTRSFQKQESFLTLSDIEALLLCLIEFEGLAFYNAGEAGGASQRHKHLQMVPLPLTAEMSHLPIEPLLDRARFGGTIGRAPGLPFSHVLVRMNPEWIASPLKGAPELLNQYLRMLQILGLADSGTGEEIRSPGPYNLLVTRQWMLVVPRSTECFEGISVNALGFAGALLVKNQTQLDRLKSCGPMTALRHVALC, from the coding sequence ATGTCTGTTATCATTCAGCAATTCGAACCAGGAACCTTGAAGGCCAAAGTACAAACTAGAACCGTTCACGCCCTGCACCGAGGCGCGATTCATAGGATTCCCACCCGTTTCGAGTTGGTGGAACAAGCTGGGGTCAATTTTCTCATTCGAGTGGTCTCCAATCTGGTCAGGAAGGCTCAGGCAAGCGTCGATCAACCGCATACTTCCAAGTCTGGTAATATGGATCAGGACCCCTTTCTGCCTTACGATCCCGATTTGTTTGTGGCGGACATTTCCGATACCCATGTGTGTTTATTGAATAAATTTAATGTTCTGGATCATCACATCCTCATGGTGACGCGATCGTTTCAGAAACAGGAATCCTTCCTCACACTGAGTGATATCGAAGCCCTGTTATTGTGTTTGATCGAATTCGAAGGATTGGCCTTTTATAATGCTGGGGAAGCTGGTGGCGCGAGTCAACGACATAAGCATTTGCAAATGGTTCCTCTTCCCCTGACGGCTGAAATGTCTCATCTTCCTATTGAACCCCTTTTGGATAGAGCCCGATTCGGGGGGACGATTGGGAGAGCTCCCGGTCTTCCTTTTTCCCATGTTTTGGTCCGGATGAACCCGGAATGGATTGCCTCTCCCTTGAAAGGGGCACCAGAGTTGCTGAATCAATATCTGCGTATGTTGCAGATTCTCGGCTTGGCGGACAGTGGAACGGGAGAGGAAATTAGAAGCCCTGGTCCTTATAATTTACTGGTCACACGACAGTGGATGTTAGTGGTTCCTCGGTCCACCGAGTGTTTTGAAGGCATTTCCGTGAATGCCCTGGGGTTTGCCGGAGCCTTGTTGGTGAAGAATCAAACGCAGCTTGATCGATTGAAAAGCTGTGGACCAATGACCGCACTTCGTCACGTGGCCTTATGCTAG